The Cucumis melo cultivar AY chromosome 6, USDA_Cmelo_AY_1.0, whole genome shotgun sequence genome includes a region encoding these proteins:
- the LOC103500116 gene encoding uncharacterized protein LOC103500116 isoform X3: MSSAIQDGPLKYSSVTIFENCCPKLLRDFYMDNDYRKQWDSTMLMHEQLQMDGTSGIEVGRTLKKFPLLTPREYILSWRLWEGKDETFYCFTKECEHPSAPQQKKYVRVTFFRSGWRIRRVSGRNACEISMLHQEDAGLNVEMAKLVFAKGIWSFVCKMDKALRKYALINNHPSSSLVSAITLIKKVPDGLEDTDGIISKANMVEIESCGQVSSEERKLSRASKKLVTNGLLLIGGVICLSRGHSSLGAKVVMAYILTKLSKRVDAPRGQMASVEQ; encoded by the exons ATGTCCTCCGCCATCCAG GATGGTCCTTTGAAATACTCGAGCGTGACAATATTTGAAAATTGCTGTCCAAAATTGTTGAGAGACTTCTACATGGACAATGACTATAGAAAACAGTGGGACAGTACCATGCTTATGCATGAACAGCTACAAATGGATGGGACTAGTGGAATTGAAGTCGGCCGCACCTTAAAAAAATTTCCATTATTGACGCCGAGGGAGTATATACTATCATGGAGATTATGGGAAGGGAAAGATGAAACCTTTTACTGTTTTACCAAG GAGTGTGAACATCCTTCAGCCCCACAACAGAAGAAGTACGTGCGAGTGACATTTTTCAGATCTGGTTGGCGAATCAGGAGAG TATCCGGCAGAAATGCATGTGAGATCTCTATGTTGCACCAAGAAGATGCTGGTTTGAATGTGGAGATGGCAAAACTTGTGTTTGCAAAGGGCATATGGAGCTTTGTCTGTAAAATGGATAAAGCATTACGCAAATACGCTCTAATCAACAACCATCCATCAAGTTCACTTGTCTCTGCAATAACTCTGATTAAGAAG GTGCCAGATGGATTAGAGGATACGGATGGCATTATCTCTAAAGCAAACATGGTGGAAATCGAGTCTTGTGGACAAGTTTCTTCAGAAGAAAGAAAGCTCTCGAGGGCATCAAAAAAACTGGTGACCAATGGTTTGCTTCTAATTGGTGGGGTGATCTGCCTGTCGAGGGGTCACTCTAGTCTTGGTGCCAAAGTTGTCATGGCATATATTCTTACAAAGCTAAGCAAGCGAGTTGATGCACCACGAGGTCAAATGGCAAGTGTAGAGCAGTGA
- the LOC103500116 gene encoding uncharacterized protein LOC103500116 isoform X2, producing the protein MEAISDTDLKSLLDNLDGRINENEKWERVVEKSNDHLSYSAKCCKPKDGPLKYSSVTIFENCCPKLLRDFYMDNDYRKQWDSTMLMHEQLQMDGTSGIEVGRTLKKFPLLTPREYILSWRLWEGKDETFYCFTKECEHPSAPQQKKYVRVTFFRSGWRIRRVSGRNACEISMLHQEDAGLNVEMAKLVFAKGIWSFVCKMDKALRKYALINNHPSSSLVSAITLIKKVPDGLEDTDGIISKANMVEIESCGQVSSEERKLSRASKKLVTNGLLLIGGVICLSRGHSSLGAKVVMAYILTKLSKRVDAPRGQMASVEQ; encoded by the exons ATGGAGGCTATTTCAGATACAGATTTGAAGTCTTTATTGGACAATTTGGATggaaggataaatgagaatgaGAAATGGGAACGTGTTGTAGAAAAAAGTAATGATCATCTTTCATATAGTGCTAAATGCTGCAAGCCTAAG GATGGTCCTTTGAAATACTCGAGCGTGACAATATTTGAAAATTGCTGTCCAAAATTGTTGAGAGACTTCTACATGGACAATGACTATAGAAAACAGTGGGACAGTACCATGCTTATGCATGAACAGCTACAAATGGATGGGACTAGTGGAATTGAAGTCGGCCGCACCTTAAAAAAATTTCCATTATTGACGCCGAGGGAGTATATACTATCATGGAGATTATGGGAAGGGAAAGATGAAACCTTTTACTGTTTTACCAAG GAGTGTGAACATCCTTCAGCCCCACAACAGAAGAAGTACGTGCGAGTGACATTTTTCAGATCTGGTTGGCGAATCAGGAGAG TATCCGGCAGAAATGCATGTGAGATCTCTATGTTGCACCAAGAAGATGCTGGTTTGAATGTGGAGATGGCAAAACTTGTGTTTGCAAAGGGCATATGGAGCTTTGTCTGTAAAATGGATAAAGCATTACGCAAATACGCTCTAATCAACAACCATCCATCAAGTTCACTTGTCTCTGCAATAACTCTGATTAAGAAG GTGCCAGATGGATTAGAGGATACGGATGGCATTATCTCTAAAGCAAACATGGTGGAAATCGAGTCTTGTGGACAAGTTTCTTCAGAAGAAAGAAAGCTCTCGAGGGCATCAAAAAAACTGGTGACCAATGGTTTGCTTCTAATTGGTGGGGTGATCTGCCTGTCGAGGGGTCACTCTAGTCTTGGTGCCAAAGTTGTCATGGCATATATTCTTACAAAGCTAAGCAAGCGAGTTGATGCACCACGAGGTCAAATGGCAAGTGTAGAGCAGTGA
- the LOC103500116 gene encoding uncharacterized protein LOC103500116 isoform X1, whose product MAGIFQATSEDLWRGTIYGSWGTVFVLLFIAICHLFYSKKNVSSLLSRFHASSLVADRHTSSPSCECPPPSRIMEAISDTDLKSLLDNLDGRINENEKWERVVEKSNDHLSYSAKCCKPKDGPLKYSSVTIFENCCPKLLRDFYMDNDYRKQWDSTMLMHEQLQMDGTSGIEVGRTLKKFPLLTPREYILSWRLWEGKDETFYCFTKECEHPSAPQQKKYVRVTFFRSGWRIRRVSGRNACEISMLHQEDAGLNVEMAKLVFAKGIWSFVCKMDKALRKYALINNHPSSSLVSAITLIKKVPDGLEDTDGIISKANMVEIESCGQVSSEERKLSRASKKLVTNGLLLIGGVICLSRGHSSLGAKVVMAYILTKLSKRVDAPRGQMASVEQ is encoded by the exons ATGGCTGGTATATTTCAGGCTACGTCCGAGGATCTTTGGCGTGGGACTATTTATGGTAGTTGGGGCACTGTTTTCGTTCTCCTTTTCATTGCAATTTGTCACCTTTTTTATTCCAAGAAAAATGTTTCTTCCCTTCTCTCCCGCTTCCATGCCTCCTCTCTTGTTGCTGATCGCCACACGTCCTCTCCCTCATGTGAATGTCCTCCGCCATCCAG AATAATGGAGGCTATTTCAGATACAGATTTGAAGTCTTTATTGGACAATTTGGATggaaggataaatgagaatgaGAAATGGGAACGTGTTGTAGAAAAAAGTAATGATCATCTTTCATATAGTGCTAAATGCTGCAAGCCTAAG GATGGTCCTTTGAAATACTCGAGCGTGACAATATTTGAAAATTGCTGTCCAAAATTGTTGAGAGACTTCTACATGGACAATGACTATAGAAAACAGTGGGACAGTACCATGCTTATGCATGAACAGCTACAAATGGATGGGACTAGTGGAATTGAAGTCGGCCGCACCTTAAAAAAATTTCCATTATTGACGCCGAGGGAGTATATACTATCATGGAGATTATGGGAAGGGAAAGATGAAACCTTTTACTGTTTTACCAAG GAGTGTGAACATCCTTCAGCCCCACAACAGAAGAAGTACGTGCGAGTGACATTTTTCAGATCTGGTTGGCGAATCAGGAGAG TATCCGGCAGAAATGCATGTGAGATCTCTATGTTGCACCAAGAAGATGCTGGTTTGAATGTGGAGATGGCAAAACTTGTGTTTGCAAAGGGCATATGGAGCTTTGTCTGTAAAATGGATAAAGCATTACGCAAATACGCTCTAATCAACAACCATCCATCAAGTTCACTTGTCTCTGCAATAACTCTGATTAAGAAG GTGCCAGATGGATTAGAGGATACGGATGGCATTATCTCTAAAGCAAACATGGTGGAAATCGAGTCTTGTGGACAAGTTTCTTCAGAAGAAAGAAAGCTCTCGAGGGCATCAAAAAAACTGGTGACCAATGGTTTGCTTCTAATTGGTGGGGTGATCTGCCTGTCGAGGGGTCACTCTAGTCTTGGTGCCAAAGTTGTCATGGCATATATTCTTACAAAGCTAAGCAAGCGAGTTGATGCACCACGAGGTCAAATGGCAAGTGTAGAGCAGTGA